The following are encoded in a window of Chitinophaga sp. H8 genomic DNA:
- a CDS encoding SprT-like domain-containing protein: protein MKQEAPLHALARYLPEGTFEPVMAYISHFKVHLTITRERQSILGDYRHPDRSGKGHRISINGSLNKYAFLLTLLHEIAHLVTFIKYENKVPSHGKEWKHEFALIQQQFIGKNLLPPDVELAVRQSMMNPAASSCADEDLMRVLRNYDRRKENHYLVEQLPLHQLFKTRDGRVFKKGEKIRKRYRCEEVASRRIYLFSPVYEVELAS, encoded by the coding sequence GTGAAACAGGAGGCGCCTTTACATGCACTAGCCCGCTACTTACCTGAAGGCACCTTTGAACCGGTAATGGCTTATATCTCGCATTTTAAAGTGCATCTGACCATTACCCGCGAAAGGCAGAGTATTTTGGGTGATTACCGGCATCCCGACAGGAGCGGGAAGGGGCATCGTATCAGCATTAACGGCTCTCTGAATAAATACGCTTTTTTGTTAACCCTGCTCCATGAAATAGCCCACCTGGTTACTTTTATCAAGTATGAGAATAAAGTACCTTCCCACGGTAAAGAATGGAAACACGAGTTTGCATTGATTCAGCAACAATTTATCGGTAAAAATCTATTGCCTCCAGATGTGGAGCTTGCGGTACGCCAGAGTATGATGAACCCCGCAGCCAGCTCCTGTGCCGATGAAGATCTGATGCGGGTATTGAGAAATTACGACCGCCGGAAAGAGAATCATTATCTGGTAGAGCAGCTACCGCTGCATCAGCTGTTTAAAACCCGTGATGGCCGTGTCTTTAAAAAAGGGGAGAAGATCCGCAAGCGTTATCGTTGTGAAGAAGTAGCTTCCCGCCGTATTTACCTGTTCAGCCCTGTATACGAAGTAGAACTGGCCAGTTGA
- a CDS encoding RNA polymerase sigma factor, which yields MDVREQEDEIWWTSYREGDERSFERIYQLYYSQLANYGSKFTHDTGVIEEAVQDLFLKLWKNRDNIGTTPSVKHYLFKAFRRTLSRKLQKQDRFFLLPGNDNDLFFRFELSQEQLLLRHEHLLELKKQVDNILSTLTNRQREVIYLKFYEDLTYEEIADLLQMQVGGVYKLTYRALDRLREHMGLLSLWLLLFCGPAKHA from the coding sequence ATGGATGTCAGGGAACAGGAGGATGAAATATGGTGGACTTCCTACAGGGAGGGGGATGAACGCTCATTTGAGCGTATCTATCAACTTTACTATTCCCAGCTGGCAAATTATGGCAGCAAGTTTACCCATGATACCGGCGTCATTGAAGAAGCTGTTCAGGATCTTTTTCTGAAGCTCTGGAAAAACCGTGATAACATAGGTACTACCCCTTCGGTAAAACACTATCTCTTTAAAGCTTTTCGCCGCACCCTGTCCCGCAAGCTGCAAAAGCAGGACCGCTTTTTCCTGCTCCCCGGCAATGACAATGATCTTTTTTTCCGGTTCGAACTTTCCCAGGAACAATTATTACTGCGGCATGAGCATTTGCTGGAGCTGAAAAAGCAGGTGGATAACATACTGTCTACCCTCACCAACAGGCAGCGGGAGGTGATTTACCTGAAATTCTATGAAGACCTTACTTATGAGGAGATAGCAGACCTGCTGCAAATGCAGGTAGGTGGTGTGTATAAACTTACTTACCGCGCACTGGACCGTCTTCGTGAACATATGGGTCTACTCTCCCTCTGGCTACTGCTTTTCTGCGGCCCTGCCAAACATGCCTGA
- a CDS encoding TlpA family protein disulfide reductase — MKQLITTLLLACTAYSVGYTQQKATLMGKISNSVTDTINFANESPAYFFGEMGRQIILDKEGRFKLELALHTAPVQFSLYLGEQGKINCFLEPGQLLEVEANANDLTRIRFNSKDPSAANNTAMAAHSHLLADPDFQVNLYRDSTRTPESSAAVIDSATQAELAYWNSKKGKISKAFYENRKINTLALQASLKSGFVSSYKKWHKNDGKQLPADYLSFMQQIPVLEATHLSSFENWRLINLKIQYAASPDPNKNGRPAPMEQLLIADTLFHGAVREFALADIVRMALLREKDEQKMAALVTAYKSRINNKYYGAYIDKNFQTYLTLRNGKPAPDFKLQGIDGKEYQLSDFRNKVIYLDFWASWCSPCRYQMKNYAPALHEKFKGKDVVFLFVSVDDNKDKWKQAIEEDNIEGVHVISPDGNGKAFTKRYNISGVPRYMIIDKAGKMYNNDAPRPSDEITVVQLNQALKN; from the coding sequence ATGAAACAGCTCATAACAACGCTCTTGCTGGCCTGCACTGCTTACAGTGTGGGGTATACACAACAAAAAGCTACCCTCATGGGAAAGATCAGCAACAGTGTTACCGACACGATCAATTTTGCCAACGAATCACCCGCTTATTTTTTTGGGGAGATGGGCAGGCAGATCATCCTGGATAAGGAGGGACGTTTTAAACTGGAGCTTGCATTACATACGGCGCCGGTACAGTTTTCCCTTTATTTAGGAGAGCAAGGAAAAATAAACTGCTTTCTGGAGCCAGGACAGCTGCTTGAGGTGGAGGCAAATGCAAACGATCTGACGCGCATACGTTTTAATAGTAAAGATCCATCTGCTGCCAATAATACAGCAATGGCTGCACATAGCCATCTGCTGGCCGACCCGGATTTTCAGGTAAACCTGTACAGGGACAGTACCCGTACTCCCGAAAGCAGCGCTGCGGTAATAGACAGTGCTACGCAGGCAGAACTGGCTTACTGGAACAGTAAGAAAGGAAAGATCAGCAAAGCATTTTATGAAAACAGGAAGATCAATACGCTCGCCTTACAAGCGTCCCTGAAATCCGGTTTTGTATCCAGTTACAAAAAATGGCATAAAAACGATGGTAAACAGCTGCCTGCGGATTATCTCTCCTTTATGCAACAAATACCTGTTTTGGAAGCCACTCACCTGAGTAGTTTTGAAAACTGGCGCCTGATCAATCTTAAAATCCAGTACGCAGCATCACCTGATCCTAACAAAAATGGCAGGCCTGCTCCCATGGAACAATTGCTGATAGCAGATACCCTGTTCCATGGTGCGGTACGGGAGTTTGCACTGGCCGATATTGTTCGGATGGCATTACTACGGGAGAAAGATGAGCAAAAGATGGCAGCATTGGTAACGGCTTATAAAAGCCGGATCAACAATAAATACTATGGCGCATACATTGATAAAAACTTTCAGACTTACCTGACCTTACGCAATGGCAAACCGGCACCTGACTTCAAACTACAGGGTATAGATGGTAAGGAATATCAGCTCAGTGATTTCAGGAACAAAGTAATCTACCTGGATTTCTGGGCCAGCTGGTGCAGCCCATGCCGCTACCAGATGAAAAATTACGCTCCTGCCCTGCACGAAAAATTCAAAGGTAAAGATGTGGTATTCCTCTTCGTAAGTGTGGATGATAATAAGGATAAATGGAAGCAAGCCATTGAAGAAGATAATATCGAAGGAGTACATGTCATTTCACCTGATGGAAATGGCAAAGCATTTACTAAACGGTATAACATCTCAGGTGTACCGCGTTATATGATCATTGATAAAGCAGGGAAGATGTATAATAATGATGCACCACGCCCGAGTGATGAAATCACTGTCGTACAACTCAACCAGGCATTGAAAAATTAG
- a CDS encoding RagB/SusD family nutrient uptake outer membrane protein: MKKLIYIAIITGITAGACKSDFLDLKPPSFSQDNLFSDLALSEAFINSLYENTPNDVFNYPLTLNAASDEAKTTFATANANTITQGNYGPETAILNNWDVCYRSIRSANMFLDNGHKLPDGREKNRLMGEAYFMRAYYYHILLKQYGGKGLGLPLIRHAQQLTEEIYVNRSTYDACADSIVSDLDKATALLPLPAVVTAGRPSSGAAMAYKARVLLYAASPMNNSTNDKTKWKRAADAAKALIDANYYSLHDDYTTLFLENNKENIFYKLYSRDGEGGSLLDYNVQPTTTGGRGSAAPTQEAVDAYEVVTENAGVKTAVPFNWSNPAHAAAPYANRDPRFYASVLYNGAEWSDGSGGIHIMDLTDEGADRTTQPENATKTGYYLRKFMDIGYFPRYRSMGDIFTYTPTAEMRYAEVLLNYAEACLQLGQEEEARKYVNLVRARKSVSMPPIPAGQLTWNKYMQERRVELAFEQHRFWDVKRWNLAESTLKQIQGISIKKVNGGLVYAPVKVENRVYTPKMDIFPIPQAEIDKYRSVIPDFKQNPGWE, encoded by the coding sequence ATGAAAAAACTCATTTATATAGCGATCATTACCGGTATCACTGCCGGTGCCTGTAAAAGCGATTTTCTTGATCTGAAACCACCCTCCTTTTCTCAGGACAACCTGTTTTCAGATCTGGCGCTTTCAGAAGCATTCATTAACTCCCTTTATGAGAATACACCCAATGATGTATTCAACTACCCGCTTACGCTGAATGCGGCCTCTGATGAAGCTAAAACCACTTTTGCCACCGCTAATGCCAATACCATTACACAGGGTAATTATGGTCCCGAAACAGCTATACTCAATAACTGGGACGTATGCTACAGATCCATCCGTTCTGCAAATATGTTCCTGGATAACGGACATAAACTGCCTGATGGCAGGGAAAAAAACCGACTGATGGGCGAAGCCTATTTCATGCGTGCCTACTATTATCATATACTGCTCAAACAATATGGTGGTAAAGGACTGGGCCTCCCTTTAATCCGTCATGCACAGCAATTGACGGAAGAGATCTATGTAAACAGAAGTACTTATGATGCCTGTGCAGATTCCATTGTGAGCGACCTGGATAAAGCTACTGCATTATTACCCCTTCCTGCTGTTGTAACTGCAGGACGCCCTTCCAGTGGTGCTGCCATGGCATACAAAGCAAGGGTGCTGCTGTATGCGGCCAGCCCGATGAACAATTCCACTAACGACAAAACCAAGTGGAAACGGGCCGCTGATGCTGCAAAAGCTTTGATAGATGCCAACTACTACTCTTTGCATGATGACTATACCACCCTGTTCCTGGAAAATAACAAGGAAAACATCTTTTACAAATTGTATTCCCGCGATGGAGAAGGTGGCAGCCTGCTGGACTATAATGTGCAGCCCACTACTACCGGTGGCAGAGGAAGTGCTGCTCCTACGCAGGAAGCAGTAGATGCCTATGAAGTAGTAACAGAAAATGCAGGCGTAAAAACAGCAGTGCCTTTTAACTGGAGCAACCCGGCTCACGCTGCAGCACCTTATGCTAACAGGGATCCCCGTTTTTACGCATCCGTTTTGTACAATGGTGCCGAATGGTCTGATGGTTCAGGTGGTATACACATTATGGATCTGACAGATGAAGGCGCAGACAGAACTACCCAGCCTGAAAATGCTACTAAAACAGGGTATTACCTGCGTAAGTTTATGGATATAGGTTATTTCCCAAGATACCGTTCCATGGGCGATATATTTACTTATACCCCTACAGCAGAAATGCGCTATGCAGAAGTATTACTGAACTATGCAGAAGCCTGTCTGCAACTGGGACAGGAAGAAGAAGCCCGTAAATATGTGAACCTGGTGCGTGCGCGCAAAAGCGTAAGTATGCCACCTATTCCAGCCGGACAACTTACCTGGAACAAATATATGCAGGAGAGAAGAGTGGAACTCGCTTTTGAACAACACCGTTTCTGGGATGTAAAACGCTGGAATTTAGCAGAAAGTACATTGAAACAGATCCAGGGCATCTCCATCAAAAAAGTAAATGGTGGGTTGGTATATGCTCCTGTAAAAGTAGAAAACCGTGTGTATACGCCCAAGATGGATATCTTCCCTATCCCACAAGCGGAAATTGATAAGTATCGTTCTGTCATCCCCGACTTTAAACAAAACCCGGGATGGGAATAA
- a CDS encoding SusC/RagA family TonB-linked outer membrane protein yields MRRLLLKSSALLMALMLTDIVCQDAYSQQKTTRSTTARIPLSEALQQITAVHGTKFVYERAILARKGTDYNLGKIKDQPVEELLKQILYPNGLLFLYVDKNHYTIIARPEQPAKEGTSNTGPSQQEAAGNDIQAGTERILRGRVTDKEGTGIPGVTIQVTGSTAGTASDGDGNYALKVPAAGKSLSFSSIGFDTQVLPITNTPVVNVVMASDAKKLDEVIVIGYGTAKKVTYTGSVSTVGAKDIVKNGSPNLSDALVGRLPGLTVVRPSGNDPGTSATFNIRGMNTINDGSHFNSPLVIIDGVQRNFASGSTETDVFASLDPNDIENISVLKDAAAAAVYGARAANGVILITTKRGKQGKATVSYSFRIGTERPTRMPKPLNSWEWATLYNEAQTNDARLADGSIPASFKPLYSASDIQKFRDGSDPDHFANTNWIKEVMKPSAEEQQHNLSVSGGNNGVRYFISLGHTNQGGFVDNYSFKRYNLRSNIDADINKTLRVAVDVASTYAETSSPPTYSYTVFGDMMKASPVYPNRLQSDPSKFGVVVGANDRFNPYLKTTQGGYNLRKNTALFSTLSAVQQLPFVPGLSLKGLLSFNKTFSFDKSWAKTHALFSDDGLYYKDNTFSGAYLSENTPQFQSLTTEMHLNYSRNFGKHDISGLLLFTQSKDYNRYTRASRQEFLSTAIDEIFAGEPNGQNLQGEFLQSARRGWVGRVNYAFDNKYLLEANFRYDGSSNFPTNSRWGFFPSFAAGWNISEEAFIKNNPALSFIDNLKVRASWGQLGNDRISTSFAYLDQFEIGWGKITMGDKAVSVIIPSALANPVITWEKATTTNIGFETQLWSGMLGIEADYFRKRTSDILAQPTLAFPNTFGATLPLLNEAIVLNEGFEIALNHEQKFGNFHYSIRPNIGYSTSTIEYMPENQANNNLVRSGRTQDYFGFGYQALGLFQSYEEIQNSPKQTFGVVQPGDIKYADINGPEGKPDGKIDAFDRTRIGNASIPKITYGIAMEAGYKAFDLSLLFQGAGKSSLNLSGDPGWAFASNLLVLGSAYEHHRDHWTPENTNAAYPRLFLNSRNNKQTSSYWLKDASYLRLKNITIGYTLPKDILNRVKISQLRIFASATNLFTWDDLKIFDPELRSGFSTGAYYPLQKTYNLGVNVRF; encoded by the coding sequence ATGAGAAGATTGCTGTTAAAATCATCAGCGCTCCTAATGGCGCTGATGCTGACAGATATTGTATGTCAGGATGCATACAGTCAGCAGAAAACAACCAGGTCCACCACAGCGCGTATCCCTTTAAGTGAAGCACTCCAGCAGATCACAGCTGTGCACGGCACAAAATTCGTATACGAGCGTGCGATACTGGCCCGCAAAGGAACAGATTATAACCTGGGGAAAATAAAAGACCAACCGGTGGAAGAATTGCTGAAACAGATCCTCTATCCCAATGGCCTGTTGTTTTTGTATGTGGACAAAAACCATTATACCATTATCGCCCGGCCGGAACAACCCGCTAAAGAGGGTACTTCCAATACCGGCCCATCACAACAGGAAGCAGCAGGAAATGATATCCAGGCAGGTACAGAACGTATTCTCCGCGGCAGGGTGACCGATAAAGAAGGTACCGGTATTCCCGGTGTAACGATTCAGGTAACCGGCAGCACGGCTGGTACTGCTTCAGATGGCGATGGCAACTACGCCCTGAAAGTACCGGCGGCCGGAAAATCACTGTCCTTTTCTTCTATCGGATTTGATACACAGGTACTGCCCATCACCAACACACCCGTAGTAAATGTGGTGATGGCAAGCGATGCTAAAAAACTGGATGAAGTAATTGTGATCGGTTATGGTACCGCTAAAAAAGTAACTTATACCGGCTCCGTATCCACCGTAGGTGCAAAAGATATTGTAAAAAATGGTAGCCCCAACCTGAGTGATGCATTGGTAGGACGCCTGCCTGGCCTGACCGTGGTGAGGCCCAGTGGGAATGATCCCGGAACCAGTGCTACCTTTAATATCAGGGGAATGAATACGATCAATGATGGCTCCCACTTTAATAGCCCGCTGGTGATTATTGATGGCGTACAACGCAACTTTGCATCCGGTAGTACAGAAACGGATGTATTTGCCAGCCTGGATCCGAATGATATTGAAAATATTTCTGTACTCAAGGATGCAGCAGCAGCAGCCGTATATGGTGCCCGTGCGGCCAATGGCGTTATCCTGATCACGACCAAAAGAGGTAAACAGGGAAAAGCTACCGTTAGCTACAGTTTCAGGATAGGTACAGAGCGGCCCACCCGCATGCCCAAACCACTTAACTCCTGGGAATGGGCTACCTTGTATAATGAAGCCCAGACCAATGATGCACGTTTAGCAGATGGGTCCATCCCGGCCAGCTTTAAACCACTCTACTCCGCATCAGATATCCAGAAATTCAGAGATGGTTCCGATCCGGATCATTTTGCCAACACCAACTGGATCAAGGAAGTGATGAAACCAAGCGCAGAAGAGCAACAGCACAATCTGTCTGTGAGTGGTGGTAATAATGGGGTACGGTACTTTATTTCACTGGGTCATACTAATCAGGGTGGTTTTGTGGATAACTACAGCTTTAAACGGTATAACCTGCGCTCCAATATTGATGCAGACATCAATAAAACATTACGTGTAGCTGTAGACGTAGCCAGCACCTATGCTGAAACGTCCAGTCCTCCAACTTACTCCTATACTGTCTTTGGAGATATGATGAAAGCATCTCCGGTATATCCCAACCGCCTGCAAAGCGATCCTTCCAAATTTGGGGTGGTAGTAGGTGCCAACGACCGCTTTAATCCTTATCTGAAGACAACACAGGGAGGGTACAACCTGCGGAAAAACACGGCACTATTCAGCACGCTCAGTGCAGTACAACAGTTGCCATTTGTTCCAGGCCTTTCCCTGAAAGGATTACTCTCTTTTAATAAAACCTTCAGCTTCGATAAAAGCTGGGCTAAAACACATGCCCTCTTCTCTGATGATGGCCTGTACTACAAAGACAATACTTTCAGCGGGGCCTACTTATCAGAAAACACACCACAGTTCCAGAGTCTCACCACAGAAATGCACCTGAACTACAGCCGCAATTTCGGTAAGCATGATATCAGCGGCTTGTTATTGTTCACACAATCCAAAGACTATAACCGCTACACCAGGGCATCCAGACAGGAGTTTCTGTCTACTGCCATAGATGAAATCTTTGCAGGAGAGCCCAACGGACAAAACCTGCAAGGGGAGTTTTTACAATCTGCCCGCAGAGGATGGGTAGGTCGTGTAAACTATGCTTTTGACAACAAATACCTGCTGGAAGCCAATTTCCGCTATGATGGCTCTTCTAATTTCCCTACCAATAGCCGTTGGGGTTTCTTCCCCTCTTTTGCGGCAGGCTGGAATATTTCAGAAGAAGCATTTATTAAAAACAATCCTGCTTTATCCTTTATCGACAACCTGAAAGTACGTGCTTCCTGGGGACAACTGGGTAACGACAGGATCTCCACTTCCTTTGCTTACCTGGACCAGTTTGAGATTGGATGGGGTAAAATCACCATGGGCGATAAAGCAGTGTCTGTAATCATTCCCAGCGCGCTGGCCAATCCGGTAATTACCTGGGAAAAAGCCACTACCACCAACATAGGTTTCGAAACACAGTTATGGAGTGGTATGCTGGGTATTGAAGCAGATTATTTCAGAAAACGTACCAGTGATATCCTTGCGCAGCCTACCCTGGCATTTCCAAATACCTTTGGTGCTACACTGCCTTTACTGAATGAGGCCATTGTACTCAATGAAGGATTTGAAATAGCCCTGAATCACGAACAAAAATTCGGCAACTTCCATTACAGCATCCGGCCTAATATAGGATACTCTACCAGCACGATTGAATACATGCCGGAGAATCAAGCAAATAATAACCTGGTAAGATCCGGCAGAACACAGGATTATTTTGGTTTTGGATACCAGGCACTAGGCCTCTTCCAATCTTATGAAGAAATCCAGAACAGTCCTAAACAAACCTTCGGTGTTGTACAACCCGGAGATATTAAATACGCAGATATCAACGGGCCAGAAGGCAAACCTGATGGTAAGATTGATGCATTTGACAGAACCCGCATCGGCAACGCCAGCATTCCTAAAATCACTTATGGAATAGCCATGGAAGCCGGCTACAAAGCATTCGACCTGAGCCTGTTATTCCAGGGTGCAGGCAAATCATCGTTGAATCTGTCTGGTGATCCGGGCTGGGCTTTTGCCAGCAACCTGCTGGTACTGGGTAGTGCTTATGAACATCATCGCGATCATTGGACTCCAGAGAACACAAATGCGGCTTACCCCCGTCTGTTCCTGAACAGCCGTAATAACAAACAGACTTCTTCCTACTGGTTGAAGGATGCCAGCTATCTGCGCCTCAAAAATATCACCATTGGCTACACGCTGCCAAAAGATATCTTAAACCGCGTAAAGATCAGCCAGCTCAGAATATTTGCCAGCGCTACCAACCTGTTTACCTGGGATGACCTGAAAATATTTGATCCGGAATTAAGAAGTGGCTTTAGTACAGGAGCATACTATCCTTTACAGAAAACGTATAACCTGGGCGTAAATGTCCGGTTTTAA
- a CDS encoding FecR family protein: MELFDKDYGTYNASDFINDDAYKYWIRYGVEKTPGYWQAVKLAWPQKADEMEQAANLILVLSTQVSSPHEAGRQRVWNNIRNGMQQVAPHRTLPKMRYKYRRYAAVLLLGVLLSAGGWYYWYTRPLIFHTGYGQTQLVILPDQSAVILNANSTLHYHRRWHDGKRRELWLEGEAYLDVKHLNLHPEQISPGDEFVLHAGQVDIAVLGTIFNVKSRRGITTVSLKSGRVKVSNPFNQQQFVVMQPGELVTFRQQTAQLEKQVAAPELFNAWTEHKMALSNTTVNDILQSLEDTYGQKIIMEDTAMGNRRIDGIVPMRNMEDALFVISNILGTKTVKTDSAWVLKKK; the protein is encoded by the coding sequence ATGGAATTGTTTGATAAGGATTATGGAACGTACAATGCCAGTGATTTCATCAATGACGATGCTTATAAATACTGGATCAGGTACGGCGTTGAAAAAACACCAGGCTACTGGCAGGCAGTAAAGCTTGCCTGGCCACAAAAAGCGGACGAGATGGAGCAGGCTGCCAACCTGATCCTGGTATTAAGTACACAAGTGTCCTCCCCGCATGAAGCTGGCAGGCAAAGGGTCTGGAATAATATCCGGAACGGGATGCAGCAGGTTGCTCCCCACCGCACGTTGCCAAAGATGCGCTATAAGTACCGGCGTTATGCAGCAGTATTACTGCTGGGCGTATTACTCAGTGCAGGGGGCTGGTATTATTGGTACACACGACCTCTTATCTTTCACACGGGATATGGCCAAACACAACTGGTCATACTCCCCGATCAATCAGCAGTAATCCTTAATGCCAATTCCACACTGCATTACCACCGGCGCTGGCATGACGGCAAACGCCGCGAACTATGGCTGGAAGGAGAAGCCTACCTGGATGTAAAACACCTGAACCTCCACCCGGAACAAATCAGTCCAGGTGATGAATTTGTATTACATGCTGGCCAGGTAGATATCGCAGTACTGGGTACCATCTTTAATGTTAAAAGCCGCAGAGGTATTACCACCGTTTCTTTAAAAAGCGGACGGGTAAAGGTGAGCAACCCATTCAACCAGCAACAATTTGTGGTGATGCAACCAGGGGAACTGGTAACATTCCGCCAACAAACCGCTCAGTTGGAAAAACAAGTAGCTGCGCCAGAACTCTTCAATGCCTGGACAGAACATAAAATGGCATTGAGTAATACCACCGTAAATGACATCCTCCAAAGCCTGGAAGATACTTACGGCCAAAAGATCATCATGGAAGATACCGCTATGGGCAACAGACGTATAGACGGCATTGTTCCTATGCGCAACATGGAAGACGCGTTGTTCGTCATCTCCAACATATTAGGAACTAAAACAGTGAAAACAGATAGTGCATGGGTATTAAAAAAGAAATAA
- a CDS encoding winged helix DNA-binding domain-containing protein: MMNITAQRLQSQHISVPVFEKPADIVQQLGAVQSQDYAGAKWAIGMRSQDATDAVLEEAFDAGSILRTHVMRPTWHFVTPADIRWMLELTAPRVNALAAGMYRNLELDKATFTRCNKLLAKALQGDNYLMRTELMTLLEKAKIVTTGLRGTHIMFRAELDGIVCSGPRKGKQFTYALLEERAPQAKILKREEALGELTLRYFNGHGPATVADFVWWSGLTATDARKGLDIVGRQLTPETIAGQIYWCAPGTIPVKSNAACLLPAYDEYTVGYRDRSAMIIAEHEQQVSRGNVIFSPQVLINGRTVGVWQRTLQKDTVTVTISPFTPLNKVQLQSVTAAAKRYAKFLGLALRLTFAK; this comes from the coding sequence ATGATGAATATAACCGCACAAAGATTGCAGTCCCAACATATCAGTGTACCTGTATTTGAAAAGCCGGCAGACATTGTACAGCAGTTAGGCGCTGTACAGTCGCAGGATTATGCCGGAGCCAAATGGGCGATAGGAATGCGGTCGCAAGATGCTACGGATGCAGTGCTGGAAGAGGCATTTGATGCAGGCAGCATCCTGCGTACGCATGTGATGCGGCCCACCTGGCATTTTGTTACACCTGCTGATATCCGCTGGATGCTGGAACTGACGGCCCCCAGGGTAAATGCGCTGGCAGCGGGCATGTACCGTAATCTGGAGCTGGATAAAGCCACCTTTACACGGTGTAATAAACTGCTGGCAAAAGCATTACAGGGGGACAATTACCTGATGCGTACGGAGTTGATGACCCTGCTGGAAAAGGCAAAGATTGTTACAACGGGTTTAAGAGGAACACATATCATGTTCCGGGCAGAGCTGGATGGCATTGTTTGCAGCGGCCCGCGTAAAGGCAAACAATTTACTTATGCCCTGCTGGAAGAACGGGCACCTCAGGCAAAAATATTGAAGCGGGAAGAGGCCCTGGGAGAATTGACCCTGCGCTACTTTAACGGTCATGGTCCGGCTACTGTAGCAGATTTTGTGTGGTGGTCCGGATTAACGGCCACCGATGCGCGTAAGGGGTTGGACATCGTAGGGCGGCAATTGACACCCGAAACAATAGCCGGGCAAATCTACTGGTGTGCTCCTGGTACCATACCCGTTAAAAGCAACGCCGCCTGCCTGTTGCCTGCCTATGATGAATACACAGTAGGATATAGAGACCGAAGTGCGATGATTATTGCCGAACATGAGCAGCAGGTATCCCGGGGCAATGTAATCTTCAGTCCCCAGGTACTGATCAATGGGCGCACCGTAGGTGTGTGGCAGCGTACGTTGCAAAAGGATACGGTAACGGTGACCATCAGCCCCTTTACTCCTTTAAATAAAGTACAGTTGCAAAGTGTGACGGCCGCCGCCAAACGCTATGCAAAATTCCTGGGGCTGGCACTGCGGTTAACCTTTGCTAAGTGA
- a CDS encoding DUF4407 domain-containing protein codes for MKRMRGFFLFCSGTHIPMLNRAPVETNKYAGIGATIFFTGLLAAISGGYALWTVFESVWAAVLFGFIWGLMIFNLDRYIVSSMKKRDGFWAEFKMALPRLILAILIAIVISKPLELQVFNKEIKARMAITEQQVYKAQEDQVKTRYQARINELKTDIDKLNAAVQQQALLKDTLVQIAQQEADGTGGSRIRNLGPIYKAKKADADKAAADLDTLSLRNKLLTDQHQQQLQAIDSSIKADIVQMQRSRLDGFASRLDALGYLTRQSEPIRWANWFIMLLFIAIETAPVFVKLISYRGPYDDLLEEHEHIYEVRKKERITLRNRALEKKLAAAD; via the coding sequence ATGAAACGTATGCGTGGGTTCTTTTTATTTTGTTCGGGTACACACATTCCTATGTTAAACAGGGCACCTGTTGAAACCAATAAATATGCAGGGATAGGTGCTACCATCTTTTTCACGGGGCTTTTAGCAGCGATATCAGGAGGTTATGCGCTGTGGACAGTTTTTGAATCAGTGTGGGCCGCGGTATTATTTGGTTTCATCTGGGGATTGATGATCTTTAACCTCGACAGGTACATTGTGTCCAGTATGAAAAAAAGGGATGGGTTCTGGGCAGAATTTAAAATGGCGCTCCCCCGGCTGATACTGGCTATTCTAATTGCTATTGTCATTTCAAAACCCCTGGAACTGCAGGTATTTAATAAAGAGATCAAAGCCCGGATGGCGATTACCGAACAACAGGTTTATAAAGCCCAGGAAGACCAGGTAAAAACCCGTTATCAGGCACGTATCAACGAATTAAAAACGGATATTGATAAATTGAATGCTGCAGTACAGCAACAAGCGCTCTTGAAAGATACCCTGGTGCAAATTGCCCAGCAGGAAGCAGATGGTACCGGTGGTTCCAGGATCCGCAACCTGGGGCCGATCTATAAAGCTAAAAAAGCGGATGCCGATAAGGCAGCGGCCGACCTGGATACCCTTTCGCTCCGTAATAAATTACTTACTGATCAGCATCAGCAACAATTGCAGGCCATCGATTCTTCCATCAAAGCCGATATTGTTCAAATGCAACGCAGCCGGCTGGATGGCTTCGCTTCCCGCCTCGATGCCCTGGGATACCTGACCCGGCAAAGCGAACCCATACGCTGGGCCAACTGGTTTATCATGCTGCTGTTCATCGCTATAGAAACGGCGCCCGTATTTGTAAAGCTCATCTCCTACCGCGGCCCGTATGACGACCTGCTGGAAGAACATGAACATATTTACGAAGTGCGAAAAAAAGAACGTATTACCCTACGCAACCGGGCACTGGAGAAAAAACTGGCGGCAGCGGATTAA